The genomic stretch TAATTCATCAGCACATAGGGATGCGCCGAGGGCGTGGTGGGATGCGAGAACGCGCCCGGCGCTTTTCCCGGCCGCACCGGCGCGTCGATCCAGCGATCGGTAAAGAACCGTTCGGCGATATCGGCCATCTCTGCGGAGAAGCCGCGGTACGCGGTCAGCACCATGTTGCGCGCCTCGGGCCAGGCGATGGTGCCGGTGGCCGCGAACGGCAGCGGCGCGTTGCGATCCCAATGCGCGAGCTTCTTCTTTTTGAACCAGCCGGCCTTCAGCGCATAATAGCGATGCGACAGTTTTGGATAGGCCGCGCGAACCGAACCGACCAGCGCATCGACCACCTCGCGCTCGACGCGGTTGTTCAAATGCCGGGAATCGGCGACGTCCTGGAAACCGCGCCAGCGGTCGGAAATCTCCTTGTCCTTGGCGAGCGTGTTGGTGATCAGCGCAAAGGTGCGCTCATTGTCCTTGAAGGTTTTTGCCAGCGCCTGGCCCGCCGCCTTGCGCTTTTCCGGCGCGCGGTCCTGCAGCAGGTTGAGCGTCGGTTCGATCGCCAGTTCTTTTCCCGAGACCTTGAAGCGCAGGCCGGAGATGGTCTGGTCGAACAGCCGGTTCCAGGCGGCATAGCCGCTCTGGGATTTTTCGTGGAACAGCTGCTCGACGCGATCCTCGAGCTGATACGGCTTGTCCTTGCGGAGGTCCTCGATCCACGGCCGGTAATGCCCAAGCTCGGGCGTCTGCAGCGCGCGTTCGATCACGCTATCGTCAACACGGTTGAGTTCGAGCGCGAAAAATAACAGATGCACCGACGCATTGGTCATCCGTTCGGAAACGTCGCCGTAGAATTTGGTGATGGCGGGATCGACGCTGTCGCCGGCATGAATAAGGCCGGCATAGGAGCCGAGCCGGCCGGCGAGATCGTCGATCGCCTCATACCGCCTGACCGCTTCGGCCAGCCATTTGCCGCCGTCTTCTTTTGCGGTGTGTTCCGCAAGCTTGCCTTTGTAGTCGGTCTCAAACGCGACGCAATCTGCATCCATCTTTTGCAAATCACGCGTAACTTCCGGCGCGTCGATACCGGAATAGAGATCGGCCAGATTCCATTCCGGCAATTTGCCCGGCTTGGTTGCAGATTTGGCCGCGGGTTTGGTCGAAACGTTGGACAAAGCTTTCTTGGCGGTGGATTTGCGTTGAGCGGTCGACTTGCGGAGAGCTGACGAGGAGCGCGAGGTCATCTTGTTCGAAACCTGTGTTCAATCAGAGAAGCTGCGACGGTGGGATGAAAGCGGGACGGCAAGGTTTAAGAGGGCGTTAATCGGCATCGGCGACAGTGCCCCGATTCGAGACAGATAGTCGTAACGCGCGGGGAAAACCATGGCTGCCTCCATTTTGATTGCCGACGACGACGCCGTACAGCGCCGTTTGGTTGAAAACATGGTGCAGAAATGCGGTTACGAGGCCGTCGTCGTCGACAGCGGCGACGCGGCCGTAGCCTTACTGACTGCACCGGACGGCCAGGGGATCGACGCCGTGGTGCTCGATCTGGTAATGCCCGGCCTCGATGGGCTCGGCGTGCTCGCAAAAATTCGTGAAGCCGGCTTGAGCGTCCCCGTCATCGTGCAAACCGCGCATGGCGGCATCGACAATGTGGTGTCCGCGATGCGCGCCGGCGCCCAGGATTTCGTGGTCAAGCCGGCCAGCTTCGAACGGCTGCAGGTGTCGCTGCGCAACGCGCTCAATACTTCGGCGCTGAAGGGCGAATTGCAGCGCATCCGACACAGCCGCGAGGGCCGGCTGACCTTTGCCGACATCATCACCCGCAGCGAAGCCATGGCGGCCGTGCTGCGCACCGCGCAGAAGGCGGCCTCGTCCACCATTCCGGTGCTGATCGAGGGCGAATCCGGCGTCGGCAAGGAATTGTTCGCTCGCGCCATCCACGGCAGCGGCGAGCGCAAATCAAAGCCGTTCGTGGCGGTCAATTGCGGCGCGATCCCCGACAATCTCGTGGAGTCGATCCTGTTCGGCCATGAGAAGGGCGCCTTCACCGGCGCCACCGAACGCCACATGGGCAAATTCGTCGAAGCCACCGGCGGCACGCTGTTTCTCGACGAGGTCGGCGAATTGCCGCTGGCCGCCCAAGTGAAGCTGCTGCGCGCGCTGCAGGAAGGCACGGTCGAGGCGGTCGGCGGTCGCAAGCCGGTGAAGGTCGACGTCCGCATCATTTCCGCGACCAACCGCAAGCTGCTCGACCTCGTCAAGAACGGTCAGTTCCGCGAGGATCTGTTCTATCGCCTGCACGTTTTGCCGCTGACGATCCCGCCATTGCGGATGCGCCGCGAAGACATCCCACATCTGTTGCGGCATTTCCTGGCGCGGTTTTGCGCCGAAGAAAATCGCACCATCACCGGCATCAGTGGCGAGGCGATGGCGCATCTTTCGCAGCTCGATTGGCCCGGCAACATCCGCCAGCTCGAAAACACCGTGTATCGCGCCGTTGTCATGAGCGAGAGCGATCAGCTTGGCCTGGCGGATTTCCCGCAAGCCGCAGCCCACAACGTTCCGGACGGTCATGTCCAGCACAGCGAACCCCTGATCGTTGGGCCTTCGACCGCACCGGCCATGGGTTCCGGTATTGAAGTACCTATGACGCCCCTCGCGGCCGTGGGCAGCCTTGCGATGCTGACCAGCGCCGGCGAAGTGCGGCCGCTCGAGGAGATGGAGAACGAGATCATCCGGTTTGCGATCTCGCATTACCGCGGCCAGATGTCGGAAGTCGCGCGGCGGTTGAAGATCGGCCGCTCGACGCTCTATCGCAAACTCGACGAAGCCGCCGCCGACGATCCGGCCGAGGGCGGCGCGAACACCACAAGTTGAAGCGGTTGCGCGATTGTGGCGGTCCGGCGGCGACGCGCTGAAGTCGAGGAACATCTCGCATTCCAGAACATTTGAACCGTGGCTTGCCGGTGACAGACAAACCTCCCGGAGCGTGGCAAAACCGCGCAACCTGAATGCAAGTGTGTGTTCGAGGTCAGTTTGTCGTGAGTTGCCCCGCATGGCGCTGGCTGCATGAGAGGGGCCCATGTATCGTCTGCGTTTGAAGCGTTGCGTCGCAAGCGTACCGACTTTTGAACGATCAGGCCGGCGCTTTCGCGCAAGCTGTGATGGACGATGACCAACGACTGTTCCATGCCGGGGCAGTTTCGCCCAAGGGGGTGTGACGATGCGTGACTGTTCGAAGAGCCGTGCTGGATTTGACCGCGTGCTGATGGCCGTCGCGGCAACCTTCCTCACGGTGACCGCGACCTCTGCCCTGGCCCAGGATACGCCTCGCGCCAGCGCCGCAGAACTCGCGATCGATGCGGCGATCCCGCGTCCCGAACCGGCAAACGTCCCGCCGCCCACCGCAAGTGATTTCAAGATCGACGCCACCGCGTCCGTGCCAGACGCCGGCAAAACGGCAGAGCCCAAAGCGACTGAAGCGACTGAGAAGGCGCCAGAGACGAAAACCACCGAGAAGTCAGTCGAGCCCAAACCAGCCGAAACCGCTACCGCTCCTGCGCCAGCTCCCAAAGCAAGCGACACCGCGACCGTAACGCCCGCGGCCGCTCCGGCTGCGACCGCTGTCGCGCCGGCCGCCGAGCCGGCCAAGGAGCCGGTGAAGGCTGCCAGCAATGTGGCGCCGGAAGATCAGCCGGTCGCCGACAAATTGCGCGAAATGCTGGGCGGAAAATCGCTGCGCTACTTCGATCGCAAGGCCGAGCGCGCCGCCGTCGAGAAATTCTATGGCGCCCGCGAATACGCGCCCGTTTGGACCCAGGCCGGCAAATTGACCGACAGCGGCAAGGGCGTCGTCGCGCGCCTGAAGGATGCCGCCGCCGACGGCCTCAATTCC from Bradyrhizobium sp. Ash2021 encodes the following:
- a CDS encoding M3 family oligoendopeptidase; this encodes MTSRSSSALRKSTAQRKSTAKKALSNVSTKPAAKSATKPGKLPEWNLADLYSGIDAPEVTRDLQKMDADCVAFETDYKGKLAEHTAKEDGGKWLAEAVRRYEAIDDLAGRLGSYAGLIHAGDSVDPAITKFYGDVSERMTNASVHLLFFALELNRVDDSVIERALQTPELGHYRPWIEDLRKDKPYQLEDRVEQLFHEKSQSGYAAWNRLFDQTISGLRFKVSGKELAIEPTLNLLQDRAPEKRKAAGQALAKTFKDNERTFALITNTLAKDKEISDRWRGFQDVADSRHLNNRVEREVVDALVGSVRAAYPKLSHRYYALKAGWFKKKKLAHWDRNAPLPFAATGTIAWPEARNMVLTAYRGFSAEMADIAERFFTDRWIDAPVRPGKAPGAFSHPTTPSAHPYVLMNYQGKPRDVMTLAHELGHGVHQVLAAKNGALMAPTPLTLAETASVFGEMLTFKRLLGETKNSKQRQALLAGKVEDMINTVVRQIAFYSFERAIHTERKNGELTAERIGQIWLSVQGESLGPAIDIRPGYENFWMYIPHFIHSPFYVYAYAFGDCLVNSLYAVYENASDGFAERYLAMLAAGGTKHYSELLKPFGLDAKDPKFWDGGLSVISGMIDELETMG
- a CDS encoding sigma-54 dependent transcriptional regulator, which translates into the protein MAASILIADDDAVQRRLVENMVQKCGYEAVVVDSGDAAVALLTAPDGQGIDAVVLDLVMPGLDGLGVLAKIREAGLSVPVIVQTAHGGIDNVVSAMRAGAQDFVVKPASFERLQVSLRNALNTSALKGELQRIRHSREGRLTFADIITRSEAMAAVLRTAQKAASSTIPVLIEGESGVGKELFARAIHGSGERKSKPFVAVNCGAIPDNLVESILFGHEKGAFTGATERHMGKFVEATGGTLFLDEVGELPLAAQVKLLRALQEGTVEAVGGRKPVKVDVRIISATNRKLLDLVKNGQFREDLFYRLHVLPLTIPPLRMRREDIPHLLRHFLARFCAEENRTITGISGEAMAHLSQLDWPGNIRQLENTVYRAVVMSESDQLGLADFPQAAAHNVPDGHVQHSEPLIVGPSTAPAMGSGIEVPMTPLAAVGSLAMLTSAGEVRPLEEMENEIIRFAISHYRGQMSEVARRLKIGRSTLYRKLDEAAADDPAEGGANTTS